The proteins below come from a single Natrinema sp. SYSU A 869 genomic window:
- a CDS encoding orc1/cdc6 family replication initiation protein: MEDGTGSENESLEDFWATEDPIFSRKELLDIDLVPNEDRIIGRDSEIKNVASSIHPAVKGQSPRNTLIYGKTGTGKSLVAKHVTRSAQQYSVENGTELGRAYIDCTQTKTETRVVINLAQTLNDPEETGISIPVTGLSTDVYYERFWSILDQRYDVAIIILDEIDKLQDSEILMQLSRAGEAGKLDSCNVGIIAISNKISFKESLDERILSSLQDREFVFPPYDANQLREIMSNREDAFRDGVLLDDVIPLSAAFAAQEHGDARKALDILRNAGELAKDEDAEEVTEDHVRNARERADIDRFSQLLEGQPTQIKASVYALSLLAEQHSDREEFATREVYEMYQTITSDSALGIETLSQRRMSDKLDEQVFLDILGRTERVGRGYSSGVTNYYYLLEDPSVVQAVIHDDNRFSELNRT; encoded by the coding sequence ATGGAAGACGGCACCGGTAGCGAAAACGAGTCTCTCGAGGACTTCTGGGCAACGGAAGACCCGATATTCAGCCGCAAGGAACTCCTCGATATCGACCTCGTTCCGAACGAGGATCGAATTATCGGCAGAGACAGTGAAATCAAGAATGTTGCCTCGAGCATTCATCCCGCAGTGAAAGGCCAGTCTCCTCGAAATACACTCATTTATGGAAAAACGGGAACCGGCAAATCGCTTGTCGCGAAACACGTCACCAGAAGTGCCCAGCAGTATTCGGTCGAAAACGGGACGGAGCTGGGGAGAGCGTACATCGACTGTACACAGACGAAGACCGAAACACGCGTCGTGATTAATCTGGCTCAAACGCTGAACGATCCGGAGGAAACGGGCATCAGTATCCCTGTCACTGGATTATCGACTGACGTCTATTACGAGCGCTTTTGGTCGATTCTCGATCAACGCTACGATGTCGCGATCATCATTCTCGACGAAATCGACAAACTCCAAGATAGCGAGATCCTCATGCAACTGTCTCGCGCAGGGGAGGCCGGAAAACTGGACTCCTGTAATGTGGGGATTATCGCGATCAGCAACAAAATCTCGTTCAAGGAATCGCTCGATGAGCGAATCCTTAGTAGTCTGCAGGACCGTGAATTCGTGTTCCCACCATACGATGCGAATCAACTCCGCGAGATCATGTCGAATCGAGAGGATGCCTTCAGAGACGGCGTCCTTTTAGACGACGTCATCCCACTGAGTGCCGCGTTCGCTGCACAAGAGCACGGCGATGCGAGGAAGGCATTAGATATTCTCCGAAACGCCGGCGAACTGGCAAAGGACGAAGACGCCGAGGAAGTAACTGAAGATCACGTACGCAATGCTCGAGAGAGAGCCGATATCGACCGATTCTCCCAGCTCCTCGAAGGGCAACCAACGCAAATCAAGGCGTCCGTATACGCGCTGTCACTACTCGCGGAGCAACACAGCGACCGGGAAGAATTTGCGACTCGCGAGGTTTACGAGATGTACCAGACTATCACTTCAGATAGCGCTCTCGGAATCGAAACGCTCTCTCAGCGCCGAATGAGCGATAAACTCGACGAACAGGTGTTTCTCGATATTCTCGGACGGACTGAACGAGTCGGACGCGGGTACAGTAGCGGCGTGACGAATTACTACTACCTATTGGAGGATCCGTCCGTCGTACAGGCCGTTATTCACGACGATAATCGCTTTTCGGAACTCAATCGAACGTAA